Proteins found in one Prosthecobacter fusiformis genomic segment:
- a CDS encoding sulfite exporter TauE/SafE family protein yields the protein MPEDFYIFVIAGFVAQLIDGALGMAYGITASSLLMGWGVPPAVVSSTVHAAECFTTGASALSHHAFGNISKDLFRRLLIPGIIGAAVGAYLLSVVDGEMIKPYISGYLLIMGLVIITKAFMPFPPREVTTKLTPLALVGSFLDAIGGGGWGPIVATNLIVRGNSLRHAVGSVNAVEFFVTLSASITFFLSIGLGHWQVIAGLALGGVLAAPLGAFLTKKLPQRPMMVLVGVLVVLMSLRTLLKALGYATWI from the coding sequence ATGCCTGAAGATTTTTATATTTTTGTCATCGCCGGTTTTGTGGCCCAGCTCATCGATGGTGCCCTGGGGATGGCCTATGGCATCACGGCCTCCAGCCTGCTGATGGGCTGGGGTGTGCCTCCGGCGGTGGTGAGCAGCACGGTGCATGCGGCGGAATGTTTCACCACGGGGGCCTCGGCGCTGTCCCACCACGCGTTTGGAAACATCAGCAAGGATCTTTTTCGCCGCCTGCTCATCCCGGGCATCATCGGGGCTGCTGTCGGCGCATACTTACTGAGCGTGGTGGATGGGGAGATGATCAAGCCGTATATTTCCGGGTATCTGCTGATCATGGGCCTGGTGATCATCACGAAGGCGTTCATGCCGTTTCCGCCCCGGGAGGTGACGACGAAACTGACGCCGCTGGCGCTGGTGGGCTCGTTTCTGGATGCTATCGGCGGGGGTGGCTGGGGACCCATCGTGGCGACGAACTTGATCGTGCGCGGAAATTCCCTGCGGCATGCGGTGGGCAGTGTGAATGCGGTGGAGTTTTTTGTGACGCTTTCCGCCTCCATCACGTTTTTCCTGAGTATCGGCCTGGGGCACTGGCAGGTCATCGCGGGACTGGCGCTGGGCGGGGTGCTGGCGGCTCCGCTGGGGGCCTTTCTGACGAAGAAGCTGCCGCAGCGCCCCATGATGGTGCTGGTGGGCGTGCTGGTGGTGCTGATGAGCCTGCGCACGCTGCTGAAGGCGCTGGGTTATGCCACGTGGATCTGA